In Tepidibacter aestuarii, a single window of DNA contains:
- a CDS encoding P-loop NTPase family protein, which translates to MKIYSNNIHSNLDSLRIKDSEMHFYENCINSLSGIGLTKVVPVNGINIDLMYIKNNNILFIKFMDTTEEIYSILEDELLEVMEEEYYTLQENLKSFNLDVKYNLIYIMPYIEIDNIENDFINNHIIDNIKYNELINDTSLLDKYLMGENDDVILNLFRFYISPEYHVIKKYDKENTKNKFFKKILFSKDEYRYNSLFLSPSQIEKINSIKYGNTLFTGPNGSSKTTILISRAIKLAKLYPKERFLFITYNKQLMHDIKNQINLLYKSPDNLDIYNYHGFIFKMAKDLNLVIDYNKLKLDFSKYFKNVFLQVKNTLKEKKIYKGIFIDGCENFNEEEIKFIHGILFKSKNIFNISVDKSQDIQNNIKSFKGFWENIAFDDIITLEYNYKQTQNISLFVNNFRSNIKKYIENFDDNLPNDYYLNTKSLRCEGEDVEIIFVDDIEEKIKSIIWEIEYLITKKGFGYSDIVIVYPYNKRKLKNGNMIYFQYILRKALEESNIPYIYANDELTNLSNKNGVTISNIYSINNLEYKSLILCQIEMLYGHHLSESSSNNEINNFIKNLNMICTALTCALDKITIVTTFKEENSDIIKMITSSL; encoded by the coding sequence TTGAAAATATATTCAAATAATATTCATTCTAATTTAGATTCGCTTAGAATAAAAGACAGTGAGATGCATTTTTATGAAAATTGTATAAACTCTTTAAGTGGTATAGGACTAACAAAAGTAGTTCCTGTAAATGGTATTAATATAGATTTAATGTATATTAAAAATAATAACATTCTATTCATTAAATTCATGGATACTACCGAAGAAATATATTCTATACTAGAAGATGAATTATTAGAAGTAATGGAAGAAGAATACTATACATTACAAGAAAATTTAAAAAGTTTTAATTTAGATGTTAAATATAACTTAATATATATTATGCCCTATATTGAAATAGATAATATAGAAAATGATTTTATAAATAATCATATTATTGATAATATTAAATATAATGAGTTAATTAATGATACAAGCCTATTAGATAAATACTTAATGGGTGAGAATGATGATGTTATTTTAAATCTATTTAGATTCTATATATCACCTGAATACCATGTCATAAAAAAATATGATAAGGAAAATACGAAAAACAAGTTTTTCAAAAAGATATTATTTTCTAAAGATGAATATAGATATAATTCATTATTTTTAAGTCCTTCTCAAATAGAAAAAATCAACTCTATAAAGTATGGTAATACTCTATTTACAGGTCCTAATGGCAGCTCTAAAACAACTATATTAATATCAAGAGCTATAAAACTTGCTAAATTGTATCCAAAGGAAAGATTTTTATTTATAACATATAATAAGCAGCTGATGCATGATATTAAAAATCAAATTAATTTATTATATAAATCACCTGATAACTTAGATATATATAACTATCATGGATTTATATTTAAGATGGCTAAAGATTTGAATCTAGTAATAGATTACAATAAGCTTAAGCTAGATTTTTCTAAATATTTTAAAAATGTTTTTTTACAAGTAAAAAACACATTGAAAGAAAAGAAAATATACAAAGGAATTTTCATAGATGGATGTGAAAACTTTAATGAAGAAGAGATAAAATTTATCCATGGTATATTATTTAAGTCTAAAAATATTTTTAATATATCAGTTGATAAATCTCAAGATATACAAAATAATATCAAATCATTCAAAGGTTTTTGGGAAAATATAGCTTTTGATGATATTATAACTCTTGAATATAACTATAAGCAAACACAAAACATATCTTTATTTGTAAATAATTTCAGAAGTAATATAAAGAAATATATAGAAAATTTCGATGACAATCTACCTAATGATTATTATTTAAATACAAAATCTTTGCGATGTGAAGGTGAAGATGTAGAGATTATATTTGTTGATGATATAGAAGAAAAAATCAAATCAATAATATGGGAAATAGAATACTTAATAACAAAAAAAGGATTCGGTTATTCAGATATAGTGATTGTATATCCGTATAATAAAAGAAAATTGAAAAATGGAAATATGATATATTTTCAATATATTTTAAGAAAAGCATTAGAGGAAAGTAATATACCTTATATATACGCAAATGATGAATTAACAAATTTAAGCAATAAAAATGGAGTAACAATATCTAATATATATTCTATAAATAATCTAGAATATAAATCACTTATATTATGTCAAATTGAAATGTTATATGGGCATCATTTGAGTGAGTCTAGTTCTAATAACGAAATTAACAATTTCATAAAAAACTTAAATATGATATGTACTGCATTAACATGTGCTCTAGATAAGATTACAATAGTTACAACGTTTAAAGAAGAGAACAGCGATATAATAAAGATGATTACAAGTTCGCTCTAA
- a CDS encoding undecaprenyl-diphosphate phosphatase, whose amino-acid sequence MSDILKAIILSIVEGVTEFLPISSTGHLILVNQWINFEGNFGFYFNVIIQFGAILSVVILYFKKLNPFDKSKTQIQKQQTINLWSKVIVGFIPAAILGFLFADIIENYLSNPIVVAIMLFIGGIFILVLENSSKRVKINNFDKLSYKTAFSIGMIQCLAMIPGTSRSAATIIGAMLLGTSRQVAAEFSFFLAIPTMAGATAYSVLKMVKSGVTITSNQWMVLLVGIIGSFIVATCVISFFMNYIKRKDFKIFGYYRIVLSVIILFHYFVK is encoded by the coding sequence ATGAGCGATATTTTAAAAGCTATAATCCTTTCTATTGTAGAAGGGGTTACAGAATTCTTACCTATTAGTAGCACGGGGCATTTAATTCTTGTCAATCAATGGATAAATTTTGAAGGTAATTTTGGATTTTACTTTAATGTTATTATTCAGTTTGGAGCTATTTTATCTGTTGTAATCTTGTATTTTAAAAAACTCAATCCTTTTGATAAATCCAAAACACAAATACAAAAACAGCAAACTATTAATTTATGGTCAAAAGTAATAGTTGGATTTATTCCAGCTGCTATATTAGGATTTTTATTTGCAGATATAATAGAAAACTATTTAAGTAATCCTATAGTAGTGGCTATAATGCTGTTTATTGGTGGTATTTTTATACTAGTTTTAGAAAATAGCTCTAAAAGAGTCAAAATAAATAATTTTGATAAACTAAGCTATAAAACGGCTTTTTCAATAGGTATGATTCAATGTTTAGCAATGATTCCTGGAACTTCAAGATCTGCTGCTACAATCATAGGAGCAATGCTTTTAGGCACGTCAAGACAAGTAGCTGCAGAATTTTCTTTTTTCTTAGCAATACCTACAATGGCAGGCGCAACAGCTTATTCTGTGCTCAAGATGGTTAAAAGTGGAGTGACAATAACATCTAATCAGTGGATGGTATTACTAGTAGGTATTATAGGTTCATTTATAGTAGCTACATGTGTTATATCTTTTTTTATGAATTATATAAAAAGAAAGGATTTTAAAATATTTGGATACTATAGAATAGTTCTTTCTGTAATAATACTTTTTCATTACTTTGTTAAATAA
- a CDS encoding DUF2207 domain-containing protein: MIKIKKRVNLISLIIFIFLIKPVFSQEDYSIENLRMHINVDDKGDAHIIEKITYKFHSQSNGVTKSLYLDNNSKLDNLRAYEIYPNKNQLQLELFDHNNNLDFRVYDKSNIETKIYKIEYDLEDFIIKHNGVDEFKFKIFNIDNEKTIKKLNISICFPESKTYENIKAFQHGYLYKNVKVEKNKVSYSIDDFPQNIELKLEILLEKDIPDYNIQNNTELTSYEQLVNEEISIETKYKNKIGRIKKINIASICVLIIDMVYIIILFSNILIFQKGNLPRNYNLKLPNDYTPAIMISILKYKKITSKDFFVTIIDLIRKGYILEIYDRTSEKYKLQLTNKDTTELKKHEKYLLNWLFGFIGNNKIICFEDIKKHNQDEKKFLEFKRFYNTWRRKVYKECADYGYLKTNKHMKFLLYLYSCIKISLGVLFIYKYYPYLYIVSIALIISGFINNIYLFKSKLTRLGYKERKKWINFKKFIINFKNPKVLNSDNIKTWEAYIVYSISMGIQKELLYKLRNNKEIRRLMYLNKANDNTFIQLINTAFRVNELDSVFIVKKNNK, from the coding sequence ATAATATTTATTTTTTTAATAAAACCTGTATTTTCACAAGAAGATTATTCTATTGAAAATTTAAGAATGCACATAAATGTAGATGATAAAGGCGATGCTCATATTATAGAAAAAATAACATATAAATTTCATTCTCAATCAAATGGAGTAACCAAAAGTTTATATCTAGACAATAATTCTAAATTAGATAATTTAAGAGCATATGAAATATATCCTAATAAAAATCAATTACAATTAGAGTTGTTCGATCATAATAATAACTTGGATTTTAGAGTTTACGATAAATCCAATATTGAAACTAAAATATATAAAATAGAATATGATTTAGAAGATTTTATTATAAAACATAATGGTGTTGATGAGTTTAAATTTAAAATTTTCAATATCGATAATGAAAAAACTATAAAAAAGTTGAATATATCTATATGTTTTCCAGAGAGCAAAACATACGAAAATATTAAAGCTTTCCAACATGGATATTTATATAAAAATGTAAAAGTAGAAAAAAATAAAGTTAGTTATAGTATAGATGATTTTCCACAAAATATAGAGCTGAAGTTAGAAATACTATTAGAAAAGGATATACCTGATTATAACATCCAAAATAATACTGAGTTAACATCATATGAACAGCTAGTAAATGAAGAAATTAGTATTGAAACAAAATATAAAAATAAAATAGGTAGAATTAAAAAAATTAATATAGCATCTATTTGTGTATTAATTATAGATATGGTTTACATAATTATTTTATTTTCAAATATCTTGATTTTTCAAAAGGGAAATTTACCTAGAAATTACAACTTAAAATTACCAAACGATTATACTCCTGCAATTATGATTAGCATATTAAAATATAAAAAAATAACAAGTAAAGATTTTTTTGTTACTATAATTGATTTAATTAGAAAAGGATATATTTTAGAAATATATGATAGAACTAGTGAAAAGTATAAATTACAATTAACAAATAAGGATACTACAGAATTGAAGAAACACGAAAAATATTTATTAAACTGGTTATTTGGTTTTATTGGAAATAACAAAATCATTTGTTTCGAAGATATAAAAAAACACAATCAAGATGAAAAAAAGTTTTTGGAATTTAAGAGGTTTTATAACACTTGGAGAAGAAAAGTATATAAAGAGTGTGCAGATTATGGATATTTAAAAACAAATAAACATATGAAATTCTTATTATATTTATATTCCTGTATAAAAATTTCATTAGGAGTTTTATTTATATATAAATATTACCCATATCTATATATTGTATCTATAGCTCTTATTATATCTGGTTTTATAAATAATATATACCTTTTCAAGTCTAAATTAACAAGATTAGGGTATAAAGAGCGGAAAAAATGGATTAACTTTAAAAAATTCATAATTAATTTTAAAAATCCCAAAGTCTTAAATTCAGATAATATTAAAACTTGGGAAGCTTATATAGTTTATAGTATATCTATGGGCATACAAAAAGAGTTATTATACAAACTTAGAAACAACAAAGAAATAAGACGCCTTATGTATTTAAATAAAGCCAACGATAACACTTTTATACAATTAATAAATACAGCCTTTAGAGTTAATGAATTGGATTCCGTTTTCATAGTTAAAAAAAATAATAAATAA